CACCGCACCGCTCAGGCCCAGGGCCGAGACGTGGTCTTTGAAGATTACCGCCTGCGCGTGGCCGGGGTGCTGCGCGACTACGGCATGCACGAGCGCGAACAGGCGCCCGCCGACAGCCGCAACCGCCATGACCAAGCTTCATAGGGATGAAAGCACGGACCGGTCGCTGGGCGGCTGATCACACGCTCTCGCATTCCTGTGATGAGGAATATAGATGCGAATTGCTTCAAGACTGACAAGGCTTTCCGATGATTACATGGCAGGCCTATACCCAGTAGAAAGCAACCACATGATGAGGCTGCAAGAAGCGGGTGGCTGCCATGAATCTTGATCTGATCGGCTTCCTGGTCGTCGTCACGGTGGCCTATCTGGTGCCAGGGCCGGATTTTCTGATCGTCACCCGCTTTGCCGCTCGCCAGCGCGCCCTTGGCCATGCCGCGGCCCTTGGGGCTCAGACCGGCCTATGCTTCCACATGCTGGTTGCGGTTTTCGGTCTCTCGGCCATTGCCGCCCATTCGACGGCCATCTTTTCCCTCATCAAGCTCGCCGGTGCCGCTTACCTCATCTTGCTGGGCGGGAGAATCCTCCTGTCCAGTTTTGGTGGGCGTGATCGGCCCAGCAGGACCTGCGCCGACGCGCCTGAAACGCACCAAGCCAATGGCGGGAAGGGATACGCCTTTCGGACAGGTCTGCTCACTAACGTCCTCAACCCCAAGGCCGCGCTGTTCTTCATGAGCGTACTGCCGCAGTTCATCGACAACACACTACCCGCCGGCCCGCAGATTCTGTTGCTCGGCGTGATCGATATTGGCGTCGGCGTGCTCTTCTGGCTGGGGCTTGTGAGCCTGCTTAACCGGTTTCTCCCCGGCCTCGGCAAGCCGCACCTTCAGGCCTGGCAAAACCGGGCGACCGGCCTGCTGCTGGTTGTGGCGGGCATGCTCCTGCTGCGCACGAGTGCCGAGCGGCCATGAGTCATTGCGCGCGGGATTTCGGGTCGTTGCCGTGGAGAGGGGTCATTTCCTTACCTACCACGACGAACCAATCTTTGAGAACGGCATTCAGCACAAGGACAGGCTGCGGCTGGCCCTCGAATATTAACAGGGCCGTCTCCTCAAGGAAGATGGCCAAAACAACACCAAGAAATGACTGGAGAGCGCAGTGTCTGAAACTATCGAAGCCAGAATGAAAACCCTGGGCATTGAGCTGCCGGCACCGAGCATGCCGGGAGCCAGCTATGTCCCCTACCACCTGACGGGAAACCTCCTTTTCGTGACCGGTCAGCTATGCCAGTGGAACGGGGAGCGGCGCTTTCCCGGCAAGCTTGGCGACGCCTACGGTCTCGAACAGGGTCAGCAAGCCGCCCGCTTGTGCGGCCTGAATCTGATCGCCCAGCTCAACGCCGCTCTCGACGGCGATTTGAAGCGCCTGGTCAGCACAGTCCGACTGGCGGGTTATGTCAATTCTATGCCCGATTTTCACGGACAATCCCAGGTCATGAACGGGGCATCCGATCTTTTCCTCGAAGCGTTCGGCGACAAGGGGCGCCACACGCGCCTGGCGGTGGGCGTCAGCGCGTTGCCGTATGACCTGGCCGTCGAGGTAGAAGGAGTCTTCGAGGTTCGCCCCGCGTAAGCTCAGCATCTGTGCGGGGAATAACGCCTGGAATCGCCTGGTGATCAGCTTCGCTGCTGACGCGGGGAGCTACCAGCCCGCGTAAACGAGCTCAAGCGTCCAGCGAGACCGCCTGCCCGGTCACCACGATGCCGCCTGAAAGCGGAATGTCCACCTGCAGGCGACTAGGCCGGCCCATCGCCTCGCCCTGCAGGAACGTCAGCTGCGCAGGCGCCTGGAGCAGGCCGGCATCGCGCAGATAGCCGCCCAGCGCCGCGGCCGCCGCACCGGTGGCGGGGTCCTCCACCACGCCTCCCACCGGGAACGGATCGCGGGCGTGGAAGCGGTTTTCAGCCTCGCGCCACACCAGTTGCAGTGTGGTCAGCCCCTCGCGCAGCATCAACGCCTTGAGCCGTTCGAAGTCATACTCTAGCCGCTCAAGGCGCGCCTTCGTCTTGCATGTCAACACCAGATGCCAGGCACCGGCGTAGGCCCGCGCGGGCGGAATTTCGAGATCGAGTTCCTCGTCCAGCCAACCAAGCAGTGCAAGGGCTTCTTCCACCAGCTCGGGCTCGGCGGGGCGAAACTGCGGCGAGATCGACACCAGCGAGGCCTGCCACTCCCCTTCCACCTGCTTGACGGTGACCATCACCTCACCCACTGCCGTATCCAGCAGATAGCTGCCCGCACCACTCAGCCGACCCATCTGCACGCCGCCGGCCACCGTGGCGTGGCCGCAAAAGCTCACCTCCGCCTCGGGGCTGTAGTAGCGCACCGTGCGCCGCTCGCCCTCGGTCGGGACAATGAAGGCGGTTTCGGAATAGCCCACCTCGACGGCGATACGCTGCATCTCCGCCGGCTCGGGCAGCGCTTCGCCCAGCCACACCCCGGCGGGGTTGCCGCCGTTCGGGTCATCGGTGAAGGCCGCAAGACGATAGAGAGTGCCGCTCATGGGAAGTCCTTAATACTGGAACGATAGCCTGCATTATTGACTGAACCTTGAGAGAAAGCAGGCCAATAACGGACACCAGGCGACTTAGCCATGCTCAGTCAAGCGTGCGAATAGCGGCATGAGCAGCGCAAACAGCTCCGCCTGGGAGGAGATATTGCACTTGGCATAGAGCTGACGGCGAAAGACCTTCACCGTCTGCAGGCTGACTGCCAAGTGCAAGCTGATGGACAGGGATGAGTGGCCGCGCAGGAGGTACAGCGCGACTTCCGCCTGTCGCGGACTCAGCTTGATGCCATGCTCCTGCTCCAGGGCCCCGCGCAGACGCTCTCCCAGTGGCGCCAGTGCGGTCTGGGTATCGCTCTCGGGACGATAGTGCCGCCAATGGGCTTGCATCAGGGCACTCAGCACTCCCTCGTTGTGACGCAGCACCTGGATCTCGCGCTTGCCGAAAGGCTTGCCGCTGGAGCGGTCCCTGCCCAAGCAGGCCGTCAGCATCATGTCATCGCCGAGGCTGGCAAACACCGCCACCTCATCGAGCAGCGTGGTCTGCTTGTAATAGTTGTTGTAGTAATGCGTTCGACGGAAGTGGTCCGGCGCCACTTCCATCAGCCGGCGCACACCCACGACACCGCCCTTGAGGTGTTCGCGGTAGAACGGATCGAGCAGATAGGCCCCTCCCAGGTATTGACCATCCATCGGCAGGTAGACCACCGGATCGGTGTACTCCCGGTAGAGCACCGCCGGGCGCTGTTCGCCATGGTAGGCGATGACGATCAGGTTATCGAAGGCAGCCAGCCCCCTTACCAGCGTCGATAACCGGCGGGGAAAGTCGGGCGTTGCCAGAGCCTTG
This DNA window, taken from Halomonas sp. TA22, encodes the following:
- a CDS encoding LysE family translocator; the protein is MNLDLIGFLVVVTVAYLVPGPDFLIVTRFAARQRALGHAAALGAQTGLCFHMLVAVFGLSAIAAHSTAIFSLIKLAGAAYLILLGGRILLSSFGGRDRPSRTCADAPETHQANGGKGYAFRTGLLTNVLNPKAALFFMSVLPQFIDNTLPAGPQILLLGVIDIGVGVLFWLGLVSLLNRFLPGLGKPHLQAWQNRATGLLLVVAGMLLLRTSAERP
- a CDS encoding PhzF family phenazine biosynthesis protein, with protein sequence MSGTLYRLAAFTDDPNGGNPAGVWLGEALPEPAEMQRIAVEVGYSETAFIVPTEGERRTVRYYSPEAEVSFCGHATVAGGVQMGRLSGAGSYLLDTAVGEVMVTVKQVEGEWQASLVSISPQFRPAEPELVEEALALLGWLDEELDLEIPPARAYAGAWHLVLTCKTKARLERLEYDFERLKALMLREGLTTLQLVWREAENRFHARDPFPVGGVVEDPATGAAAAALGGYLRDAGLLQAPAQLTFLQGEAMGRPSRLQVDIPLSGGIVVTGQAVSLDA
- a CDS encoding LuxR family transcriptional regulator translates to MTHSNRDELLANTIKALATPDFPRRLSTLVRGLAAFDNLIVIAYHGEQRPAVLYREYTDPVVYLPMDGQYLGGAYLLDPFYREHLKGGVVGVRRLMEVAPDHFRRTHYYNNYYKQTTLLDEVAVFASLGDDMMLTACLGRDRSSGKPFGKREIQVLRHNEGVLSALMQAHWRHYRPESDTQTALAPLGERLRGALEQEHGIKLSPRQAEVALYLLRGHSSLSISLHLAVSLQTVKVFRRQLYAKCNISSQAELFALLMPLFARLTEHG
- a CDS encoding RidA family protein, whose amino-acid sequence is MSETIEARMKTLGIELPAPSMPGASYVPYHLTGNLLFVTGQLCQWNGERRFPGKLGDAYGLEQGQQAARLCGLNLIAQLNAALDGDLKRLVSTVRLAGYVNSMPDFHGQSQVMNGASDLFLEAFGDKGRHTRLAVGVSALPYDLAVEVEGVFEVRPA